The Triticum aestivum cultivar Chinese Spring chromosome 5A, IWGSC CS RefSeq v2.1, whole genome shotgun sequence genomic sequence AGAACTTTTGTCAAAAAAAAAAGTTCAGAGAACTAGTGTACTGGCGCAGTCACAAGAAAATTTGAGCACTCGTTAGGTAAAACCGAAACATCATTCGGCTTAGCCTCTGTGTGTGAGCGCAATGTAACTCAAGATTGCATCCGCGAAACTCTCATCAGTGATTGCAATATATTTTCTACTAGGACAAATTAAACCTTGCGACTATCTATTTTTCAAAGGCCTCTGCATCACTCTTGGGGGACGCATGAAGCAATCTAAGCCCCCATAGTGCATCGCCGGGCAAAGCCTGTGGGCCTGCGGTGGCGACGGGCCCTTATTCTCTGGCTAGTCGCGGCGGGACTCCTCGCGCAGGCAAGTGGCCAATCTAAAATGCATGTCAGTAGTACATGATATTGAgctctctcaaaaaaaaaaatcagtACATGTAATTAGAAAagaagttttaaatagcgcgctaagcctcttagcggcggacctcttctaaacactatagcgcgctatttaaaatgtttgttcatttgtttggaccaaagtctcttagcgcaagaccttttgtaaacgctatagcgggctatttaaaaccATGGAAAAGACTCTACTAAACTTAAGGTATTCTGGATAAAAATATCACAGGACTGCACGTAAAAGCACTTGTTTCAGAAAAACCTAGATATCAGGTGTTGTTATATCTCTAGCCCACGAACTACAGTAATCGTTAGCAAGAATCACGAATTGGTATCGGAGGAGGGAAGATGGACACAATTCATGGCCATGGATCTAATCTACCAAGTTGGTGTATTTCTAGAACTAGCTACAGATAATGGAGAAGAATATCTGAGAACGACGGAAGCAACTTATAGGAGGAATTGAAATTACAGCAGTTAAACTTGAGTTAACTGTAGCTGTTGTCGGAGAATGAACAGGAGAGCCCTCCATCTTCGAGAGGCGTTGATCTTTCATAACTGGAGCGCATCCTAGCCGTCCGTTTCCCTGGCAGGTGTCGAATTCTTCAGAGAAGGTGTCGATTTCTTCAGGTACGTTCAGAGACAGGAAGTTCAGATAACTAGTGTACTGGTATCTAAGATAACACTAAAGCGCCAGGACAAATATTATGTATTGGTATCCAAGGAGGGTAGATGTACTAAAGTCACTACCCAACTCTGTTATATGTATCATCACTCGTAAGCTTAAACAGGAACAGTAGCAACTAAACTCTGAGTACTCATTTGGTTAAACTAAAGTGAATCAGTCAAACACTTTGGAGCCACCAAAAGCTACTTACAGTCAAGTGTAGCTATTGTCGGACACTGAACAGTAGAGCCCTTGGTCTTCGAGAGCCGTTCATCTTCCATAACTGGAGCGCATCCCAGCCGTCCGTCTCCCTGGCAGCGATCCGGTTCACGTCTTTATACTCAGTTGCTGTCGAAATCTTCAGAGAAGATGTCGATTTCTTCAGGTATGTCCTGACAACTGAAACTAAAAATTTGAGCACTCATTCGCTTTATCTGATTATTACTCAGTTGCTGTGCAAGATACAAAAGGAAACGACCTCAAGCAAGGAAGCTCACTGATTTGGTTAAACTGAAAGTGAAGCATTCAAACACTAGAGGCAAAACTGAAGTGTCAGAAAAAAACCAAAGATTAACAGATCAAACTGCACACTGAATGACATCGACAGCAAATCTACTAATGTCATATCACTGACAAGGAAACAAGTACTGTACATAGTTTCATGGATCTACTCAAGTATGTATGCAAGCATTGCCACATTTGGCCACATCGTGTCAAAAGTCAAAACGAGAGCGAAGAAGAAATGGCTCAGCAGTTAAGCTGTCTGCTCCCGGAGTTGAGAAAAGCTAGCAGAGCCCCCCTGGCGGCggtggcgggccgcggcggtggcgcaCCGTGCACGCCCTTTTGCCGCAAGTCTCGCATCTCCTCGAGATGGAAAAGTCCTTGTCCTTTGTAACAATGGCCACCCTCTTCAAGTCCTCCTCCAGCTTCGCCCGTCTAGCCAGATGCTGGTTCAGCGCATCCTGCTCATTCACCGGGACTGCCCCGCCCTGGCCCTGCGGCTCAAGGACCGGACCCGGAGCCTACTGCACATCGGCTTCGCAAGCGTCGCAGATCCACTTGGGGTCCTCGCCCTCGACCACCAAAACCGTCTGCGTCTCCAACGGCTTGTCGCAGAGAAGGCACAAGTTTATGTCTGGACGCTGAATCGCCTGGTCCAGCCCATCTAGAAACTCCTGCTCGATGTCCAGGACTGCCTCCAGCTCCATATATGGGACTGCCTCCTGGCCCTGAGGCGCACCGGCGTTGCTGTGAACTGGGCTCGAAGGCTCCCAGCAAATCTTGCAGAAGTAAGGCTCCCCGCTGCCGGAGTCGTCGACCACCAAAGCCCTCTGTATCTGCGTGTTGCACTGAAAGCACCTGCCTGCAATGCTTGCACCTGAAGAAGAACTCTGCTCCGGCGGCACGGAAGAAGACTGGCCGCGGTGGGGGTCGAGCTGACCGATGGCAATGCCCTGACCCTGAGGCGCACCGGCAATGCCCTGACCCTGAGGCGCACCGGCGTTGCTGGGAATGGGAATGCCCTGACCCTGAGGCGCACCGGCGTTGCTGGGAATGGGAATGCCCTGAGCCTGAGGCGCAATCGCGTTGCCGGGCTGCCGCCTTGCCAGTAATCTGCGCCGGCTGGCGTCTCTCAGGCTAGTTACTATAAGAAACCAAAGAAAAACAAGAAATCCAACTCCGGCGTGAGTGAAGAACCAAGAACCGCACGGACCAGAGAGAAAGAATTTGCGATTTTCTTGGGTTGGGAAGGAACACACCTGTAACATGATTGCCCCCGCGCCCGTGACCGAGAGCTGGAAGAGACGGAGGTCGGGTCGCACAGGCCGCCGGCGCGTGGCGCGTGGAAGGCTCCCCGCTGTAGGCTACAAAAGAATTACACAGTGGAGGGAATAGAAAccaagaaatcaatatcagattCAGACGTCAACGAACCAAGAAACCAAGGCATCTGACAGATGTTACAATTAATCCAGGAAGCGGGCATCAACCTCGAAAGAGACCAAGAAATCGAACTCCGACGTTAACTAACCAAGAAACCGCACGGACCAGAGACAAAGAACTTGAGAGGGAACCCACCTGGATTGTCCAGCCCCAGCGGCGGAGCGAGTGCCCCGTGCCAGGCGTCGGAGGGGCCTACAGCGGTGACAGTCGCCGACGACACCCGTACTACAGTATCGCCGGCTCCGGCTGTAGGCGCCGCACACGAACTGCCTGTACGATCGAAAGAAACCAAGAAATCGAACTCCGACGTCAATGACGAACCAAGAAACCACACGGACCATAGAGAAAGAATTTTGCGCTTTTCTTGGGAGGGAATGCACCTTGATTGCGCAGCGGCTGCTCGATCATCGTCATCGGTGCCGACTGAGAGAATCCCCCGTGCCCCgacccgccgccgcggccgcctctACGGAACAGTAAAGGGTCGCCGGCGCGGCCTGGAAGCGGCTGCAGTCTGCCGGCTGCAGTAGCCGTCTGTCCTGCAGGCGCCTGTGATGTGTCGTCGACGGTTGTAGTCTCCGTCCGTGCACGCTGATGCGACTGTCCTGTCCCGGGGATGTCGTCGTCGGTGGCCTTCCGCCTGTCCCCCATCTCGTCTCGGTCGAAGTGTCGTCGCAAGAACGCTTAGACGAAGGAGATTCAGAGGTCGCAAGAACTCGGGCGTGGAGGGAAGGAGGCTACAAGAAAGGATGGGATAGGGGAGGATGGCAAGGCGAGGGAGGGAGGCTATATAGACGATGACAGAGCGTCTCTCGTCTCCCGCTGCAACCGATTTCAAGAAGCAAGGCGATTCAGAGGTCTCGGTTGATTTGGAAGACAGGAAAAGCCTAAAAATTGGGCCTCCTGCACTTCCAATAGCCCAACCAATGGCCCAAATCATTAGCCGGCCCAGTTTTATCCTCTTTGTTTTTTGGAGAAACTACTCCAGTTTTTACAAAGTTCCAGtgttaaaaatgaaaataaaatgacaatgcattTTTTATCTATTCGGCATCGTGAAGTCCTGCTCTAGTAgggagaattccttatttggccctttcttaaagtTTGCTTCCCTATTTGACCCAAAATAAaaatttcttccctatttgacacctAAAGTAAATTTTATTCCTTATATGACACTTTTGTCCATTTTAGACACTACCGGTGTTAAGTATGAGGTCAAAAGACCATTTTAGCCCTAGTGCATTTTGTAACCATTTTGGATGTAGTAAAAAAGCAATCAGTACCCCCATGTTTTTAGGATGTTCAATGGATGATGCACATGTATATGTATGCTTCAATATTTTCTTCCTTATGTAATCTGGTTTGTACATGTAAAAGCTGTACAAAACATCCGTATAATTTGTACAGTACCATATTTTGATTAGTGTTTGATGAATTTTGTACGCACTAAACCCAATTATTTATGTAAGCTGTGGTGGACCGGCAAACAAATAAATACGAGTGTATATATGTGAGAAAAATATAAGTTTGATCTAGCAAAGTACTACTTTATGATGTGTAGGTCCCACGTGTTGCTAGAAAATTTATGACTGAGAGAATATATTCAATATTGGACTTTATTTGTAGAGTtcatcatgtactccctccgttcccgaatatttgtctttctagagatttcaacaagtaaccacatacggagcaaaatgagtgaatctatactctaaaatatgtctacatgcatccgtatgTTGCGTCTATTttaaatgcctagaaagacaaatatttgggaacagagggagtagaatagaGTGCTGCGAAAAGATTGAAGTTTTACACTTTGATCCAAGAGAAATAATTGCTAAAAGAGACAAATACGTGCATGCAAAACTATCCAAGTTTGTAATTGGCCTGCATGCATGCACTCATGTATATTCCATAAGTCCGTGTTTACGCACCCAACGGTGACTCAACGAGCCAAGGCCCTCGTTAGCTATCAGCGGTCGATAAAGCCAGAAAAAAAGATAAAGCCTCCTATCCCGTGCAACCGTGAGGGAAGATACGCACGCAGACCGCCAAGGTCGGCTCGGAGGAGACGCACGCACACATGCTGCCAGGCTCCACGCCGAGGCTCCTCTCAACCCGCACGTCACGGCGCCATGTGTGTGGACGCAAAGCTGAGACCTCCTCAGCACCGTGGGCTAATCGGCCGGCGAGACTAACCAAAATATGGTATATGGTACTGTACTTTTCTGCCAGTGTATTTGTATGGTTTTACACGCAGACTTACTTAATGAACAAAATATTAGAGCATACATATATATGCGCATTATCCATTAAACATCCCAAAAATATGGCCGAACTGGTTGCTTTTTTACTGCGTCCAGGATAGTTACACAATGGACTAGGGGCAAAATGATCTTTTCACTTCACACTTAAACCATTTGGTGTCTAAAATGGACAAAAGTGTCAAATAAGGAACAAAATTTACTTTAGGTGTCAAATAGGGAactttttttattttgggccaaatacgaaagcaaattttaagaaagggccaaataaagAATTCTCTCGCTCTAGTAAGTAGTAACACTGCTCCAAGTGTGGAGTGCTATCGATGTGGTGTATGTACTCCCTTTGGTCCTTTTTACTccacatataagatttgtctgaagtcaaacttcgtaaacttCTACCATATTTGTATGGAAAATAGCAGCATCTATAAAATACTAAAGTAATaaaatatgaaaatcaaattcatgaagcatctgataatattgatttcatattatgagtgctgatatttttttctataaagttggtcaaactttactaaGTTTGACGGAAGAGAAAACTTATATGCGGAGTAACAAAAGATACCGAAGGCGTACTGCCACATTTGGCCACATCAGTATATCACAAGAATCAACTTGAAATAGTATTTCACCTTACTTTTTTTATTAAGAACCACACATTATGAGGAGCCAGGGTCAGAACCCTGGACTAGTGAACAACATACAATGTACTTCCTCTCTtttttatataaggtgtatttgtttttccaAAAGTCAAATGAGTGCATGTTTGACTGAGTTTTTAGAAAAATAAATATTcgcaatgaaatttatatcatgTGATCCATCATGaaaattagtttcattttttatctcactagtagaaaaaggccatttgtcccggttcataagggcctttagtcccggttctggaaccgggactaaagggtcgttactaaaggccccctatgaaccgggactaaaggccctccatatGGCCGCTGcatggaggtccacctttagtcccggttggtaataacaaccggtactaaaggaaattttatgatttttatgattttttttaaatttttctgaattttcaaaattctgaattattttaatctctaatctctaatcacccctcatcactgctcaatttaacctctaatttctaatcacccctcatcatttcaaatcatctaactttccggacggtcacccatcctctcactaccccagtctgagcacgcttaacttccgggttctattctccctcgtttccaagtctgcacttgttgttttcctgacaatagtaatatgtcaatcctattaactctCAGGAGTtcagcttgagcatgaagtcacacatttcaccgtttgagtttgaaactatcgttcttaaaaacaataattatttagtaacactaatatttcttgaataagtagtttaaccattatttgaccacagtttgatcagatttgaccaaaattcaaaaaaactgaaacaattatttagtaacactaatattcttgaataattatttagtaacactaatacttcttgaataagtagtttgaccagatttaacgaaaattcaaaaaaaaaactgaaatttgagcataacttttttcccaTTTAGAATTTGAGggttctaaaaatttgcaaacaggccgtaggcggtcaaaatcggatgcagattttcgtgctgaacattttgatatattatacatatttttctgacatcgtatgcaaaagttatagccgttttacattttctctacactttttgcaaaacatgtccaaatttaagtttttaaattttcttaactagtagatgtagtaacataactatatctcgaaggattttaacttttgaagtttttatcattttcttttgctttttacaaaactgaaaaggtgatagggggggggggtagaatttgaaaattgcaccattagtaccggttcgtggcaccaaccggtactaaaggtctacctttagtaccggttggtgccacgaacctgtACTAATGCCTCaaccccatttgtcccggttggtggctcgaaccaggactaaaggtctaacctttagtaccggttcatgccacagaccggtactaatgggcatcgcaccctttagtcctggttcgtggcaccaaccgggactaatgtctgtacgatgccctagccgctcgaaccgggactaatcctcacattagtcccggttcataatgcaaccaggattaatgctcttttctggccgaaccaaagccctgttttctactagtgtatattaGGTATCGCcaaagttgttattttattttataatcttggtcaaacattcaaatggttgacttgcacggGAATCAATATAGGATGCCtaggaaggcattccctctttcgtctttgaTCTATCGCTAaattcacttggagctatatttttattcgtcacatgatatgtgttttgtttggattttctttTGCTTTCCTTAGGTTTGTTTGCTTATTTCCACAATCATTGTTTGTTGGGGGGTACTAAGGAGAAAAGAGGACAAAGCTACAATCGAGCAGAGAAGCACATCAACGACACAAAGAGAAGCGTCGCTTGATACTGCTGAAGCCCTCATCTACTAAAACACTCGTTGATCTAGGTAGAGGGAACAAAAAAAGCCTGTGAGTAGAGGGCGGACTCAGAAGGAAGGCggcgagggagtcctagattagggggtgtccggatggccggactataccttcagctggactcctggactatgaagatgctagattgaagacttcgtcccgtgtccggaagggactttccttggcgtggaaggcaagcttggcgatacggatatgtagatctcctaccattgtaaccgactttatgtaaccctaaccctctctggtgtctatataaactggagggttttagtccgtaggacaacatacacaacaacaatcataccataggctagcttctagggtttagcctctctgatctcgtggtagatctactcttgtactacccatatcatcaatattagtcaagcaggacgtagggttttacctgaaggaaatatgccctagaggcaataataaagttattatttatttccttatatcatgataaatgtttattattcatgctagaattgtattaaccggaaacataatacatgtgtgaatatatagacaaacagagtgtcactagtatgcctctacttgactagcttgttaatcaaagatggttatgtttcctaaccatggacaaggagttgttatttgattaacaggatcacatcattagttgaatgatctgattgacatgacccattccgttagcttagcacccgatcgtttagtatgttgctattgctttccttcatgacttatacatgttcctatgactatgagattatgcaactcccgtttaccggaggaacactttgtgtgctaccaaacgtcacaacgtaactgggtgattataaaggtgctctacaggtgtctccaaaggtacttgttgggttggcgtatttcgagattaggatttgtc encodes the following:
- the LOC123108148 gene encoding myosin IC heavy chain → MGDRRKATDDDIPGTGQSHQRARTETTTVDDTSQAPAGQTATAAGRLQPLPGRAGDPLLFRRGGRGGGSGHGGFSQSAPMTMIEQPLRNQGSSCAAPTAGAGDTVVRVSSATVTAVGPSDAWHGALAPPLGLDNPAYSGEPSTRHAPAACATRPPSLPALGHGRGGNHVTVTSLRDASRRRLLARRQPGNAIAPQAQGIPIPSNAGAPQGQGIPIPSNAGAPQGQGIAGAPQGQGIAIGQLDPHRGQSSSVPPEQSSSSGASIAGRCFQCNTQIQRALVVDDSGSGEPYFCKICWEPSSPVHSNAGAPQGQEAVPYMELEAVLDIEQEFLDGLDQAIQRPDINLCLLCDKPLETQTVLVVEGEDPKWICDACEADVQ